The sequence below is a genomic window from Brettanomyces bruxellensis chromosome 9, complete sequence.
TGAATTACTGGTCGGTGAAATTTCCTCCCTGATATTAGGATAAATTGGTAGATAATGCAAACTAGAAAAGTACAAGGGAGGTGATAGTTGGAAGAACCTTCCACTAATAGGcaattactttttttttttttttctcttgagaaaaatttcctacattttttctttcacaTTCTTTCGGGAAAATAGACAACTGCCGATCAAAAGTGTAAAGCTTCAACTAGCATGTAAATCGTcgcttcaaaaaaaaaaagggacGCCAGGCAAAAATTTATTGCATCAACTGTAGTAGGTCGTTAGGGGTCGATTGACCCGAGTTAGAAAATTCACAAACCAGAAATAACAGGAAAGCTTTAAATAGCGGAATAAGCGGATAATTTAATGCGGGAAAAGTAGTCAAGCAGTATACTAATCGTGCAAATGCAGAAGCGATCGGCGTTCAAATATACCAATTTACGCCAATGAACCATGATATCTGtcaatgaaaataattacTGTTATTATGTGACATTAAtagatttctttttgattgttCAGTGTGGCAATGAGAGAGACTCGGTggaatcaaaaattttaacCAGCCCACCAAGATGGCTGAATCTTCTTTCATACTCCACAAAAATCTAAGGGTCACCCATATCTggaatcaaaaattttcttttttatctacTGAAGATCTTATTATTAATAATGGAACAAACTGgaataaaagaataaagtaaggaaaatattgaatacCGGTTTACTTGTAGAGCTGAGAGACGggagaaaacaacaacaacaacaaaaaaaacgtggaaatatatttatataacGGCTGCATTCGATATATAGCTAAACGTTTATTCGGGCATGCGACCATAGTAAAGGGTGAGCATGAATCATGAAATGAAGCAGGAGTTGTTAGGTAAAGCGTATAGTATTACGGGGGATCAATATTACTGTACTCAGCACCGGCACCAAATGCTACCGGGTAATAAAAGTTTAGGAAAGTGTAAATGACAATAAATTAACTAGGaacaatattaatgaataaaattCTTTGAGAACCATTGATAGCTCGAAACACATTCAACAATCTATTGAGACTGTTTTCTGCAAAAAATTCCCTCATAACCAACactcaagaaaaagtatTGTTTGAAATTGGAACATAATAGAATCTTCTGTCGAAAGTAGATACTGTCGCACATTGCATTGTCGAAGAACATTCAAGGAGCCCTGGGGGTTGGGAAAAAACAACAATGGAATGATTATCCCAAATCGCGGAACACTGCATTTTTCCCCTCAAACGCGGGCCACACCTATCCCTATGTGGGGTAAAGAGgacttttgaaaattggCCATTTTATTCTCGTGGAGAGAATTACAATAACGCGAGGGAAccggggaaaaaatagaaaggaaaattggaatatgaaatgaaaagcCAGTGTTGTTTTATTCCGTGCCAATATTTGGAGGTATGTATTTATGTCGGGCAAGCtgctttgttttgttttgcCTTGCATTCGCCGCCTATTATTTGGTTCGAAATGTTGATTAGCAAGTTATTCAATACTGACTTAACGGCATATAGACAAACGGATCTCAGTCATCGAGGACAGCATAACATTCGCTGCTTGCAGTAACAGTTTTTTCTCTTGAGTTTATCGAATTCGAGAGCGGGAAAATAttactatatatatataatttggAACATTCATTTGGTCTTTGTGTTGgcattttaattttctttttgaacaGAGGACTCAAGCCTTTTGAATATAGACACACAACATTACTAGCAACATGTCGAGCTTATTGAAGGGTGAGCCGGCCGGAAATCAGGCGGCAGGTGCAGATATCAGCAAGAAGCTGGCAGGAGGAGTTGGACCAAGGACTACAGAGGATGGAAACATTGGACCATTTGAGAAACCAGACATCTATTATGGCCCGGAGACCGACCCTTCGAACACGAAGGGCAGGTTTGGGAAGTTGAGGACGAGAAGTGAGGTTTTTTCGAGAGGTTTGTTCAACACGAAGTTTCTGGATAGGGCCCAGGGCGAGAAGCCACGTGGAAAGGCGTTGTTTGACCTCTTAGATGGCGGTGCAAGCGACAAGGAGAGTGCAGACAGCATGCTGGTGGGCAGCAGAGCTGGCAGCTCGGACACTTCGAGCAGTTCTGTTGCCGATGAGCCGGAAATGTCGGGCAGGTCGTCGAGCTTCATGAAAAAGTACTTGAAAGGGTTGGACGTGTGGAACAAGCTCACGCAGGCAGGCAAGATCGGCAAGGAGCCGGAGCCGGTGGCACACGCAGAGCGGGGAATCACGCCGGAGCCAGAAAAGCCAGAGGGAGAGGCATCGTACCTCCGCAGAAGGGGAAGTACGGATTCGACATCGTCGAAAGTGAACTCGAAGAGATTCTTCATCAGTGACATCGACGGGACTTTGAAGCGGCTTCTAGAGAGCGAGGATACGGACCACAACTGCCAGATCACGATCGAGGACACGGGTCCAAAGGTGATGAAGTTGGGCACGGCAAACTCGGCCGGATACAAGCAGTACGACATCCGGGGCACGTACATGCTCTCGAATCTCTTGCAGGAGTTGACGATTACCAAGCGGATGGGCCGGAAGCAGATGATCCTGGACGAGGCGCGGCTCAACGAGAACCCGGTGGACCGGTTGCGGAGGCTCATCAGTACTGTTTTCTGGAAGAACTTGAGGAGGCAGGTGACCGAGGACAGCGTGTTGGAGATGGCCAGCGACACGAAGATCGACAGCCCGGATGCCAAGTATCCGCGGATCTACGTTCCGCACAACGAGCCCGAGCAGTACTTCTACTACACGGGAATTGCCAAGAGGCATCCTGAGTATCAACTCCAGGTGGAGTACCTCCCGGAGAAGATAACGGATGAGTGGGTGAAGTCGATCAACGGTCGGCCGGGATTCCTTGCCTTGGCCACCAGGCACAAGAGTGAGAAGTATGGAGACTTGGAAGGTTATCCGTACATTGTTCCCGGGGGTCGTTTCAACGAGCAGTACGGTTGGGATTCGTACTTTGAGACTTTGGGGCTCCTGGAGAGTGGCCAGGTGGAACCTTGCATTGGAATGTGCCGGAACTTCATCTTCGAGATTTCACACTACGGCAAGATCTTGAACGCCAACCGCTCGTACTACCTCTGCCGGTCGCAGCCACCTTTCCTCACGCAGATGACGTTGAAAATCTTCAATTACGTCAAGGCCCACGACAACAGAGAGAATCTCGGCTTGCTGAAGGATGGATTTACCGCCGCCATCAAGGAGTACAAGACCGTGTGGTGCTGTGCTCCACGGCTTGACCAGAGAACCGGGTTGTCGACGTACTACCCGTCGGGATTGGGCATTCCGCCGGAAACAGAGGCCTCGCACTTCGACGCCTTGTTGACTCCATACAGCAAGAAGCACAACATGTCCTTGGACGAGTTCCGTCGCAAGTACAACGACGGTGAGATCGACGAGCCCGAGTTGGACGAGTACTTCGTGAATGACCGTGCAGTGCGGGAATCCGGTCACGACACAACATATCGGATGGACGGCTTGTGTGCACACCTAGCCACGGTTGACTTGAACTCCTTGTTGTACAAGTACGAGACCGACATCGCCTACGTAATCAAGACTTTCTTCAACGACAGCTTTGTACTACCGGATGGCACCGTCGAGAAGAGTGCAACGTGGACTGAGCGGGCTGAGCGTCGCAAAAAGACGATGAACCGGTACATGTGGAGCGAGCATGACAGCATGTATTACGACTACAACGTGCAGCTCGACAAGAGGTCCAAGTATGAGTCCGTGACCTCCTTGTATCCACTCTGGGCTGGCATATGCACCCCGGAGCAGGCCAAGAAGATCGTCGAGAACACGATTCCGAAGTTTGAGGAGTTCGGAGGCCTTGTTTCTGGCACCAAGCGCAGCAGAGGACCAATTAGCGTCGAGAGACCTTCCAGGCAGTGGGACTATCCATTTGCCTGGGCTCCACACCAGATGATGGCCTGGAAGGGACTATCCAACTACGGATACAAGGATGTGGCCCGCCGACTTGCCTACCGGTGGTGCTATATGATGACATTTGCCTTTGTGGACTTCAACGGTATCGTGGTGGAGAAGTACGATGCCACGTCCGAAAAACAGCCTCACCGGGTCGAGGCCGAGTACGGAAACCAGGGTTCTGGCTTCAAGGGGGTGGCCACCGAGGGATTCGGCTGGGTCAATGCCTCCTACATGGTTGGTTTGGGCTACTTGGACAAAACAGGTATCCGTGCCCTTGGAATGGTCACTTCTCCCCGCGACTTCTTGCAGCATATGAATGCTAACGAGAGAAAAGCTTACGGTGTGGAAGGTGGCCAGAAGCAGTTGGCCAGGGCCAGAAAGATCAATGCTGCCACCAAGGTTTAGTTTGGATGAGGACCCGGGGGTGTGAATAAGGGGTGAAGCAGCAGTAGAATCAGGAGTGATTGGAAAAGCAAGCTTGAATTAGTTTGTCGATTAGGGCTGCCAACTTCATGTTGTCATGTTACTACATTACCatcttatcatcatcatgtTACCATCTTCATGATACCATGCTATTACCTTTTCAGCCTATCTATCAGCTCTGTTTAGAACGCTAGATGCAACTAATTGCCCTCACTCGTTGCCGCTGCTTTACATAGCTACGACATCTTTTTCTACACAccaatttatattttctgttCTTTCATCCTTCCTTTTCTGCTCTTTTAATTTGTATTTGAAATGACATTTGATGAATCGATACACGATGTAGAATCGATCTTCCAGTAGAATTGATCTTCCACTTTCGTACTAGTTAAATTTTGCTACCCTTATTTCTCCACATACCTTCTTCTCATATTCTCGGTATTCTCCAATCATCTCCCCTCCCATCCCTATAGGCAATTACACCGCGCGGGATACAAATACGCAATGTCGGTGAAAAAATTCATAGCAAGAAATTTTCTACTAAGATGACTGTGACTGACTAAATTTTCATGCTTCTCGTCCcgatcttttttcccccgcGGATCCTCAAATCTGCGATCTCCCACCATGATGTGTGTGTCCGAGATACacacttctttttctgccaTCCCATGGACTTCTGAGCTCCtagaaaattttatttttcttctattttttttctccccccCATCCCGAGTTTTCTGCTAGCTAGCTACTTTTCCACACCTCCTGGCCTTGATCTGTCAAACGACACATATATTGTGAAAACCCAACCTCCACCActcacatttatttttccccctatatctatattttttccttggaAACCATTAGGAAATTTAGCCTGTAAAAACATACTTAGAGAAACAGGgtttttattctttcattAGACAGCGTAATCACAAACGTCAAAGAAACAGACTCCACCAACTTTTTAATCGCAAGACCGAATACTTACTTACACGGCTGACACTCTAAAATAAGTAAAAAGATCAAATATAGAAATACCCACCAGCCATTAATGGGCTCAATGCACATACACATGGAAAAGAATCTTCTGAAATAGAATAGACCCAAGAACCCAATTCAATGTCGAGGAATAATTTACGATCCGGAAAGCCGGATATCGGTGATACCGATAAAAGAACCAGAAGCCCATTCAACAGAAACAGCATCTATTGCAGCAGCGGGGACAATAGCAGGAATAGCAGCTTTAGCAGCATACTGAGTGGGTATCGCAGCAAAACAACCAGTGACAAGAACTTGAAAGATCGCAACGTAGAGTCATCAGACATATGGAGCATGAATTCAAACTTGATGACATCGGCACGTAAGCCGGATCATCAGAGGTCCGAATTCCAGCCGAGAGCGACACCACACGCTGCGGAATTATCACGGAATTCATCCCAAGTGTCGCTGAGTAGTATAAATTCCAATATTCGAAGTCCCAACCCATACAGGCAGAAAGGATTGCTATCAGAAAGACCGTTTAGATCTTTGGCAAAAAGGATAGGGTTATACCTTCGGGGTAAGGATCAAAGTGGCCGGGGAAGTGCGCATTCACACTCTAGTCTTTTCCGCACCCATAGTGGCACAAACAGCACATCTTCATCGTCATTATCCAATTCAGTGAAGGAGACGCATTATGTGCATGTTGAGTACGATCCCATGACAAGAAGACGGGTCCTCAACACTTATGAGATAATCAGGGACTTGGGAAAGGGCCAGCACGGTAAAGTGAAGCTGGCACGTGACTTGGCGACCTCACAATTGGTGGCAATCAAGATTGTGAATAAAACGAGTCGGCCAAACGGGATGCGGCGGCTTCCTGGGGCAAACGGGGCTCAAAATGGCGAGACAAACGAGCTTGCCAGGTACCTTCTGCCGAAGATTGCCTCGCAGGAGGATGAGGTGCGAAGAGAGATTGCAATCATGAAAAAATGCTCCAA
It includes:
- a CDS encoding uncharacterized protein (BUSCO:EOG09260TWS~CAZy:GH37); translated protein: MSSLLKGEPAGNQAAGADISKKLAGGVGPRTTEDGNIGPFEKPDIYYGPETDPSNTKGRFGKLRTRSEVFSRGLFNTKFLDRAQGEKPRGKALFDLLDGGASDKESADSMLVGSRAGSSDTSSSSVADEPEMSGRSSSFMKKYLKGLDVWNKLTQAGKIGKEPEPVAHAERGITPEPEKPEGEASYLRRRGSTDSTSSKVNSKRFFISDIDGTLKRLLESEDTDHNCQITIEDTGPKVMKLGTANSAGYKQYDIRGTYMLSNLLQELTITKRMGRKQMILDEARLNENPVDRLRRLISTVFWKNLRRQVTEDSVLEMASDTKIDSPDAKYPRIYVPHNEPEQYFYYTGIAKRHPEYQLQVEYLPEKITDEWVKSINGRPGFLALATRHKSEKYGDLEGYPYIVPGGRFNEQYGWDSYFETLGLLESGQVEPCIGMCRNFIFEISHYGKILNANRSYYLCRSQPPFLTQMTLKIFNYVKAHDNRENLGLLKDGFTAAIKEYKTVWCCAPRLDQRTGLSTYYPSGLGIPPETEASHFDALLTPYSKKHNMSLDEFRRKYNDGEIDEPELDEYFVNDRAVRESGHDTTYRMDGLCAHLATVDLNSLLYKYETDIAYVIKTFFNDSFVLPDGTVEKSATWTERAERRKKTMNRYMWSEHDSMYYDYNVQLDKRSKYESVTSLYPLWAGICTPEQAKKIVENTIPKFEEFGGLVSGTKRSRGPISVERPSRQWDYPFAWAPHQMMAWKGLSNYGYKDVARRLAYRWCYMMTFAFVDFNGIVVEKYDATSEKQPHRVEAEYGNQGSGFKGVATEGFGWVNASYMVGLGYLDKTGIRALGMVTSPRDFLQHMNANERKAYGVEGGQKQLARARKINAATKV